The Chryseobacterium suipulveris genome window below encodes:
- a CDS encoding helicase HerA-like domain-containing protein produces MADKAKFIQELSARYAPKGEFITLGKGMLDGEVVTEVDVTIPLKTINRHGLIAGATGTGKTKTLQVFVEQLSKAGVPSLVLDIKGDFSGIAEPGVENAIIQERYAKTGFAFQPQNFPVELMSISGEKGVKLRATVTEFGPILLGKILELNDTQQSILSIVFKYCDDKGLPLIDLDDLKKVLQYVTDANGGKADLAQNYGNIAPASFGAILRSIVALEQQGAAQFFGEPSFDVYDLLAQEGDKGVVNILRVGDIQNKPQLFSTFMLSLFAEIYLTFPEEGDSGKPKLVLFIDEAHLIFNEASKALLNQIETMVKLIRSKGVGIYFITQIPGDVPENVLSQLGLKIQHALRGFTAKDRKEIDKAVENYPITEYYNAGQLIQNLGIGEAFVTALDEKGIPTPLVQTYLISPESRMDILTPAEVDELTSNSELVAKYETAVNKESAYEMLANRMEAAVQNAAPEQTVKPTKPEPGMFEQVMKSSAGRTFTNIVVREATNAFLGMIGIKKRR; encoded by the coding sequence ATGGCAGACAAAGCGAAATTCATTCAGGAACTTTCAGCAAGATACGCCCCAAAAGGCGAGTTCATCACATTAGGAAAAGGGATGCTCGACGGCGAAGTGGTAACCGAAGTTGACGTAACCATCCCACTGAAAACCATCAACCGACACGGACTGATCGCAGGTGCAACCGGAACCGGAAAGACCAAAACACTACAGGTTTTTGTGGAACAGCTTTCTAAGGCAGGAGTTCCGTCGCTGGTTCTCGACATAAAGGGCGATTTCTCGGGAATTGCAGAACCTGGAGTTGAAAACGCGATTATTCAGGAAAGGTATGCGAAAACAGGATTCGCTTTTCAGCCACAAAATTTTCCCGTGGAACTGATGTCGATTTCAGGAGAAAAAGGAGTGAAACTTCGCGCAACCGTTACCGAATTCGGACCCATTCTTTTGGGAAAAATCCTCGAACTGAACGATACGCAGCAAAGCATTCTTTCGATTGTCTTTAAATATTGTGACGATAAAGGTTTGCCACTGATCGACCTTGACGATTTGAAAAAAGTATTGCAGTACGTAACCGATGCAAACGGCGGAAAAGCCGATCTGGCGCAGAACTACGGAAATATTGCACCCGCTTCTTTTGGCGCGATTCTGCGCTCGATCGTCGCTTTGGAGCAACAGGGAGCAGCTCAGTTTTTTGGCGAACCAAGTTTTGATGTGTACGATCTTCTTGCACAGGAAGGCGACAAAGGCGTCGTAAATATTCTGCGTGTTGGTGATATTCAGAACAAACCGCAGCTGTTTTCGACTTTTATGCTTTCGCTTTTTGCGGAAATTTATTTGACATTCCCGGAAGAAGGAGATTCGGGAAAACCGAAACTCGTACTCTTTATCGATGAGGCGCATTTGATTTTTAATGAAGCTTCAAAAGCACTTCTGAACCAGATCGAAACGATGGTGAAACTCATCCGTTCGAAAGGAGTCGGGATTTATTTCATCACGCAAATTCCAGGGGATGTACCGGAAAATGTGCTTTCGCAATTGGGTTTAAAAATTCAGCACGCGCTTCGTGGATTTACCGCAAAAGACAGAAAAGAAATCGACAAAGCGGTCGAAAACTATCCGATTACCGAATATTATAATGCGGGGCAACTCATCCAGAATCTGGGAATCGGTGAAGCATTTGTCACGGCGCTCGACGAGAAGGGAATTCCGACGCCATTGGTTCAAACCTATTTGATCTCGCCCGAATCGAGAATGGATATTCTGACTCCCGCAGAAGTTGACGAACTGACCTCTAATTCCGAGTTGGTTGCCAAATACGAAACCGCCGTCAACAAAGAATCTGCGTACGAAATGTTGGCCAACAGAATGGAAGCCGCGGTGCAAAATGCAGCACCTGAACAAACTGTGAAACCTACGAAACCGGAACCCGGAATGTTTGAGCAGGTGATGAAATCAAGCGCAGGAAGGACTTTCACCAATATTGTGGTGCGTGAAGCAACCAACGCATTTCTCGGAATGATTGGGATTAAGAAAAGAAGGTAA
- a CDS encoding TonB-dependent receptor plug domain-containing protein translates to MKKAIPLVLLSAFYLNISAQEVGSDSLKQSSIQEVIVIGTNNIPTKESKPLGSLDEYLQKSTKIEMIKRGAYAWEPLVNNMATERTIVTIDGMRIFGACTDKMDPVTSYVEVSNLSEAVISSGQEGSFQGNSIGGSVDLVRSKIGFGEKKWNFGVNSGFESVNQQKIFGASTGYKSPKFYTDVNFMSRDAENYKSGKNIEIPFSQFRKFNVSGTSGVKLSSNKILEASVIYDKATDVGYPALPMDVSIAEALIGSLKFQLIPTSNYITNWETKIYYNNITHRMDDTTRPAVPIHMDMPGWSTTFGYYSQLFAEIPDHHFTMNLNGFSNLSTAEMTMYPANSNEKLMFMYTWPQVRTLFQGIFLEDHFLVTSKASVQLSGSLGFHSNKVESEFGLNSLQIFYPEMEAQKNRLLKSISAKYHYENNQLEFGFGGGYGDRAPSVSEGYGFYLFNSFEKYDYVGNPNMKNESSLEANVHFGINREKFSAKLSSTYFHISNYIVGKIMDGLAPMTIGAHGVKKYDALDYASILNIGFDSQVQLFPFLKWNSQLKYARGKDFENKNLPFMSPFSYRSALQYYKNRLSSEVSVFGNTRYRDFAAIYGESETPDFTVFNANVGYQFNFDRMKILTKIGAENIFDRYYITYSDWNKIPRPGRNLFVNINVNF, encoded by the coding sequence ATGAAAAAAGCCATTCCGCTGGTTTTGTTGTCAGCGTTTTATTTGAATATTTCTGCACAGGAAGTCGGTTCCGATTCTCTGAAACAATCGTCGATTCAGGAAGTAATCGTGATTGGGACCAACAATATTCCGACCAAGGAATCGAAACCGCTCGGTTCGCTTGACGAATACCTGCAGAAATCCACGAAAATCGAAATGATCAAGCGCGGCGCGTACGCATGGGAACCGCTGGTAAACAATATGGCGACCGAAAGAACCATCGTGACCATCGACGGAATGAGGATTTTCGGCGCGTGTACCGACAAGATGGATCCAGTGACTTCCTATGTTGAGGTTTCCAATTTGTCTGAAGCGGTCATCAGTTCAGGACAGGAAGGGAGTTTTCAGGGGAACTCGATCGGTGGTTCTGTGGATCTGGTCAGAAGCAAGATCGGTTTCGGTGAAAAAAAATGGAACTTTGGTGTGAATTCAGGGTTTGAGTCAGTGAACCAACAGAAGATCTTTGGAGCATCCACTGGTTACAAATCGCCGAAATTCTATACCGACGTCAACTTTATGTCGAGAGACGCCGAGAATTACAAATCGGGAAAAAATATCGAGATCCCGTTTTCCCAATTTAGAAAGTTTAATGTTTCGGGAACTTCCGGTGTAAAACTCAGTAGCAACAAAATCCTCGAAGCATCAGTGATTTACGACAAAGCCACGGATGTCGGTTATCCTGCATTGCCAATGGACGTTTCAATTGCAGAAGCATTGATTGGCTCGCTGAAATTTCAGCTGATCCCGACATCGAATTATATCACCAACTGGGAAACCAAAATTTACTACAACAACATCACCCACAGAATGGACGACACGACACGTCCCGCTGTTCCGATCCATATGGATATGCCGGGTTGGAGTACAACTTTCGGGTATTATTCCCAACTTTTTGCAGAAATTCCCGACCATCATTTTACAATGAATCTGAACGGATTTTCTAATCTTTCGACTGCCGAAATGACGATGTATCCTGCAAATTCTAATGAAAAGCTGATGTTTATGTACACGTGGCCACAAGTTCGAACACTTTTTCAGGGAATTTTCTTGGAGGATCATTTTTTGGTCACCTCGAAAGCTTCGGTGCAACTTTCGGGATCGCTCGGTTTTCATTCCAATAAAGTGGAAAGTGAATTTGGTTTGAACAGCTTGCAGATTTTCTACCCCGAAATGGAAGCGCAGAAAAACCGTCTGCTCAAAAGCATTTCCGCGAAATACCATTATGAGAATAATCAACTTGAATTCGGTTTCGGAGGTGGTTACGGAGACAGAGCGCCCTCGGTTTCCGAAGGGTACGGATTTTACCTTTTCAATAGTTTTGAGAAGTATGATTATGTCGGTAATCCCAATATGAAAAACGAATCTTCTTTGGAGGCCAATGTACATTTCGGGATTAACCGGGAGAAATTTTCTGCCAAATTATCATCGACCTATTTCCATATTTCAAACTATATCGTAGGAAAAATCATGGATGGACTCGCTCCAATGACGATCGGCGCACACGGCGTGAAAAAATACGACGCGTTAGATTATGCTTCGATTCTAAATATCGGTTTTGATTCGCAGGTGCAGCTTTTCCCATTTCTGAAATGGAATTCCCAACTCAAGTATGCGCGCGGAAAAGACTTTGAGAACAAGAATCTTCCTTTTATGAGTCCGTTCAGCTACAGGTCGGCTTTGCAATATTACAAAAACAGGTTGTCGTCGGAAGTTTCGGTTTTTGGGAACACGCGTTATCGTGATTTTGCGGCGATCTATGGCGAATCTGAAACTCCAGACTTTACCGTTTTCAATGCGAATGTCGGTTATCAGTTCAATTTCGACAGGATGAAAATTTTAACCAAAATCGGTGCGGAGAATATTTTCGACAGATATTACATCACCTATTCCGACTGGAACAAAATTCCGCGACCTGGAAGAAATCTTTTTGTGAATATTAATGTGAATTTCTAA
- a CDS encoding sulfite exporter TauE/SafE family protein has translation MEIIGYLSAIIIGLVMGLIGGGGSILSVPIFVYIFGFDAVTATALSLFVVGVTSLVGTTGFIRQGLVDFRTAFTFGIPSILGVIFSRRLVLPNLPHYIIHRWGITLTKDMFLLLLFSILMLIAAFKMIRKNDRPRLRKNHENNYTILISQGLLVGIITGLIGAGGGFLIVPALVMLLGLNMKRAIATSLFIISMNSILGFVSTMQMVGHDWNFLLIFSALSIVGIFVGIGISKKMDGRKLKPLFGYIVLAMGIFIIIKELFLNQYT, from the coding sequence ATGGAAATCATAGGCTATCTTTCTGCAATAATCATCGGTCTCGTTATGGGACTGATCGGTGGTGGCGGAAGTATTCTGAGTGTTCCGATTTTCGTTTACATCTTCGGATTCGACGCGGTTACTGCAACTGCGCTTTCGCTTTTTGTGGTGGGAGTCACGAGTTTGGTGGGAACTACAGGTTTTATCCGGCAAGGTTTGGTGGATTTCCGCACGGCGTTTACTTTTGGGATTCCCTCGATTTTAGGGGTGATTTTTTCACGTCGGTTGGTATTGCCGAATCTTCCGCATTACATCATTCACCGGTGGGGAATTACTTTGACGAAAGACATGTTCCTGCTGTTGCTGTTCTCGATTTTGATGCTGATTGCGGCATTCAAAATGATCCGAAAAAACGACCGTCCAAGACTGAGAAAGAACCACGAAAACAACTACACCATTCTGATTTCGCAGGGACTTTTGGTCGGGATTATTACTGGACTGATCGGAGCTGGAGGCGGATTTTTAATTGTTCCAGCTTTGGTAATGCTCCTCGGTCTGAATATGAAACGAGCCATCGCGACCTCACTCTTTATCATTTCGATGAATTCCATTTTGGGATTTGTGAGCACAATGCAGATGGTGGGTCACGACTGGAATTTCCTTCTGATTTTCAGTGCGCTTTCCATTGTGGGGATTTTTGTCGGAATCGGAATCTCAAAGAAAATGGACGGCAGAAAACTGAAACCCCTTTTCGGCTATATCGTATTGGCGATGGGGATTTTCATCATTATTAAAGAATTATTTTTAAACCAATATACGTAG
- a CDS encoding MBL fold metallo-hydrolase, translated as MKVEQIYTGCLAQGAYYIVSENEAAIIDPLRETKPYTDRLEKDNVKLKYIFETHFHADFVSGHVDLSKKTGAPIVYGPTAKPEFDAIIAEDNQVFEIGKIKIKVLHTPGHTMESATYLLIDEDGKETAIFSGDTLFLGDVGRPDLAQKAANMTQEELAGILYESLQNKIMPLSDEITVYPAHGAGSACGKNMQKETVDTLGNQKKTNYALNQPNKESFVREVLDGLSAPPKYFEMNVAMNKGGYENFETVLKKGNQPIEVEDFENVAEDSGALILDTRSAADFHKGFVPNSINIGLKGDFAPWVGAMIVDVQQPILLVTDEGAEEEAITRLSRVGFDNVLGFLKGGFENWKNSGKEIDQINRITAAEFAEKFGENSKVIDVRKNSEYAASHVNDAFSRPLSEINDWANSINDGEHFFIHCAGGYRSMIAASILNSRGTRNFSEIEGGFNAIKGTSVPQSDFVCQSKTMPS; from the coding sequence ATGAAAGTAGAACAAATATATACAGGTTGTCTCGCACAGGGAGCGTACTATATCGTCTCCGAAAATGAGGCGGCAATTATCGATCCTTTAAGGGAAACAAAACCTTACACCGACCGTCTTGAGAAGGACAATGTAAAACTCAAGTATATTTTCGAAACCCATTTCCATGCGGATTTTGTTTCGGGACACGTAGATCTTTCCAAAAAAACCGGAGCACCGATTGTGTACGGACCAACCGCAAAACCTGAGTTCGACGCGATTATTGCGGAAGACAACCAGGTTTTTGAAATCGGAAAAATCAAGATCAAAGTGCTTCACACTCCCGGTCACACAATGGAAAGCGCAACTTACCTGCTCATCGATGAAGACGGGAAAGAAACCGCAATTTTCAGTGGCGATACGCTGTTTCTCGGTGATGTGGGAAGACCCGATTTGGCGCAGAAAGCTGCCAATATGACCCAAGAAGAACTGGCAGGAATTCTGTATGAAAGTTTGCAGAACAAGATTATGCCGCTTTCCGATGAAATCACGGTTTATCCTGCACACGGAGCGGGTTCTGCGTGTGGAAAAAACATGCAGAAGGAAACGGTCGATACTTTAGGGAACCAGAAAAAAACCAATTACGCACTTAATCAACCGAATAAAGAATCATTTGTGAGAGAAGTTCTGGACGGACTTTCTGCGCCGCCGAAATATTTCGAAATGAATGTCGCGATGAACAAGGGGGGCTACGAAAATTTCGAGACCGTGCTGAAAAAAGGAAACCAGCCAATCGAAGTTGAAGATTTTGAGAATGTTGCCGAAGATTCCGGAGCGCTGATTTTGGACACGAGAAGTGCGGCAGATTTCCACAAAGGTTTCGTTCCGAATTCCATTAATATTGGATTAAAAGGTGATTTTGCACCGTGGGTTGGAGCAATGATTGTTGATGTACAGCAACCTATTTTGCTCGTGACCGACGAAGGTGCGGAAGAGGAGGCGATCACACGACTTTCCAGAGTTGGATTTGACAATGTGCTCGGATTCCTGAAAGGCGGTTTTGAAAACTGGAAAAATTCTGGGAAAGAAATTGACCAAATCAATAGAATTACCGCTGCAGAATTTGCTGAAAAGTTTGGTGAAAACTCCAAAGTAATCGACGTGAGAAAAAATTCGGAATACGCCGCATCACACGTGAACGACGCGTTTAGCCGACCTCTTTCCGAAATCAACGATTGGGCGAATTCCATTAATGATGGTGAACATTTCTTCATCCATTGTGCGGGTGGATACAGAAGTATGATCGCTGCAAGTATTCTGAATTCAAGAGGAACCCGAAATTTTTCTGAGATTGAGGGTGGCTTTAATGCGATTAAAGGAACGTCGGTTCCACAAAGTGATTTCGTGTGTCAAAGTAAAACAATGCCGTCATGA
- a CDS encoding rhodanese-like domain-containing protein: protein MKSSILFSLMVVSTLLISCKTAFTTTEQPRPNMVELVNNPETTIVDVRIPGEFEQSTAKNAVNIPLAEIENNLDFFRKQKQTVLFCNRGIQAQQAIDILRKHGIENVYSGKTLDNVNAIQQKK, encoded by the coding sequence ATGAAAAGCAGCATTCTTTTTAGTTTAATGGTGGTTTCAACCCTATTAATTTCGTGTAAAACTGCATTTACAACAACAGAGCAACCAAGACCGAACATGGTGGAATTGGTCAACAATCCCGAAACAACCATCGTCGATGTGAGAATACCGGGTGAGTTTGAGCAGAGCACCGCAAAAAATGCTGTAAATATTCCATTGGCAGAAATTGAAAATAATCTGGATTTTTTCAGAAAGCAAAAACAAACTGTCCTTTTCTGCAACCGAGGAATTCAGGCGCAACAGGCAATTGATATTTTAAGAAAACATGGTATTGAAAACGTCTATTCCGGAAAAACGCTGGATAATGTAAATGCCATTCAACAAAAGAAATAA
- a CDS encoding DUF6132 family protein encodes MKDFINKYRFGIVGVMVGGILGYAYYHFIGCNTGSCAITSKPVNSSLYGMFMGYLLFSMFESPKKNKENA; translated from the coding sequence ATGAAAGATTTTATTAATAAATACCGTTTCGGAATCGTTGGAGTTATGGTGGGTGGAATCTTGGGTTACGCCTATTATCACTTCATCGGTTGCAACACGGGAAGCTGTGCGATTACCTCAAAACCCGTCAATTCGTCGCTTTACGGAATGTTTATGGGTTACCTGCTTTTCAGTATGTTTGAAAGTCCAAAGAAAAACAAAGAGAATGCTTAA
- a CDS encoding rhodanese-like domain-containing protein: MLNFLKKLFTGKSVDYKELIQNGAQIVDVRTKAEFAGGHIRNSKNIPLQDLRSQMKKLDQKKPVITCCASGMRSASAKSILMENGFEVYNGGGWSSLQNKLNS, encoded by the coding sequence ATGCTTAACTTTCTTAAAAAACTGTTTACCGGAAAATCGGTCGACTACAAAGAGCTAATCCAAAATGGAGCCCAGATTGTCGATGTGCGCACCAAAGCGGAGTTTGCAGGTGGACACATCCGAAACTCGAAAAATATCCCGCTTCAGGATTTGCGTAGCCAAATGAAAAAGCTCGACCAGAAAAAACCTGTAATTACGTGCTGTGCAAGCGGAATGAGAAGTGCTTCGGCGAAATCTATTTTAATGGAGAACGGTTTCGAAGTGTATAATGGCGGCGGTTGGAGCTCGCTTCAAAACAAACTGAACTCATGA
- a CDS encoding thioredoxin family protein: MSQKFKELINSERPVLIDFFATWCGPCKVQSSVLTTVKENVGELARIVKIDVDQFPAIAAEYGVRGVPTLAVFKNGDLLWKESGVHDVNTLTNLLKSFAN; this comes from the coding sequence ATGTCCCAAAAATTCAAAGAACTCATCAATTCCGAAAGACCAGTGTTAATCGACTTTTTTGCAACGTGGTGCGGTCCGTGTAAAGTGCAGTCTTCGGTATTAACAACGGTGAAGGAAAATGTTGGCGAACTTGCCAGAATCGTCAAAATTGACGTGGATCAGTTTCCGGCAATCGCTGCGGAATACGGAGTTCGCGGTGTTCCCACTTTAGCGGTTTTCAAAAACGGAGACCTGTTGTGGAAAGAAAGCGGCGTTCACGACGTGAATACCTTGACGAATCTGCTGAAGAGTTTTGCCAATTAA
- a CDS encoding amidohydrolase, which yields MNNLVIKGLNLNIQWKKKNENFEIIETAFNDEVADIFVLPEMFSTGFCMEPQEVADRNQESLNWLKTFAQKKNAAVCGSASIEENGRFLNRFYFVEPDGTYHYYDKRHLFSYSGEDKVYTPGKEKTIMNYKGWRILLQVCYDLRFPVFARNNDDYDAILYVANWPETRIDAWKTLLKARAIENLSYVFGLNRIGTDGNNLNYPESSYCFFADGSVVSEVKNDVVSIEWDLEKLQKFREKFQFLNDRDRFRIED from the coding sequence ATGAATAATCTGGTCATCAAAGGTCTGAACCTCAACATCCAATGGAAAAAGAAAAATGAGAATTTCGAAATTATCGAAACCGCTTTTAATGATGAAGTTGCCGACATTTTCGTGCTACCCGAAATGTTTTCCACAGGTTTCTGTATGGAACCGCAAGAAGTTGCCGACCGAAACCAGGAGTCGCTGAACTGGCTGAAAACATTTGCCCAAAAGAAAAATGCCGCGGTTTGCGGAAGTGCATCGATTGAAGAAAATGGAAGATTCCTTAACCGATTCTATTTCGTGGAACCCGACGGAACTTACCACTACTACGACAAAAGACACCTGTTTTCGTATTCCGGTGAAGATAAAGTGTACACTCCGGGAAAAGAAAAAACCATCATGAATTACAAAGGATGGCGGATTCTGCTGCAGGTTTGCTACGATTTGCGCTTCCCGGTTTTTGCGAGAAATAATGATGATTACGACGCAATTCTATACGTCGCAAACTGGCCGGAAACAAGAATCGATGCCTGGAAAACTTTGTTAAAAGCGAGAGCCATCGAGAATCTATCCTACGTTTTTGGCTTGAACCGAATCGGTACCGATGGAAATAATTTAAACTACCCCGAAAGTTCCTATTGTTTTTTTGCTGACGGAAGCGTTGTCTCCGAGGTGAAAAACGACGTTGTTTCGATAGAATGGGATTTGGAAAAACTACAGAAATTCCGTGAAAAATTCCAGTTTTTGAATGACCGGGATCGCTTTAGAATTGAAGATTAA
- a CDS encoding DUF6646 family protein: MKRIIVIVMLMLFSGGISAQAWNGKGDQKVQLGMNLWGYGTGITATYDYGITNLISLGAGLNFYFDGYRNNDIGNNVFAFGRVNFHLKEALQLPDQWDIYPGVNLGVLGRDFGLGVHLGARYFFTQNWGAFAEVGNNGSLGVSYNF, translated from the coding sequence ATGAAAAGGATTATTGTAATTGTGATGTTAATGCTATTCAGCGGCGGAATTTCTGCACAGGCGTGGAACGGGAAAGGAGACCAGAAAGTTCAGCTGGGAATGAATTTGTGGGGATACGGAACGGGAATTACCGCGACTTATGATTATGGGATTACGAATCTGATTTCGTTGGGAGCGGGTCTGAATTTCTATTTCGACGGATACCGAAACAACGACATCGGAAATAATGTCTTCGCTTTCGGACGCGTGAATTTTCACTTGAAAGAAGCGCTGCAGCTTCCCGATCAATGGGATATTTATCCCGGAGTAAATCTCGGAGTTCTCGGCAGGGATTTCGGTTTGGGAGTGCATCTCGGTGCAAGATATTTCTTTACCCAGAATTGGGGCGCGTTCGCCGAAGTCGGAAACAACGGAAGTTTGGGAGTGTCCTACAATTTCTAA
- the rseP gene encoding RIP metalloprotease RseP, with product MTLIQLFQFILSISILVILHELGHFIPAKYFKTKVEKFYLFFDPWFSIVKKKIGDTEYGIGWLPFGGYVKIAGMVDESMDTEQLKKPAEPWEFRSKPAWQRLIIMLGGVTVNFFLAWFIYSSLSYFKGESFHDNSKFENGVAVSDAGKKMGLQPGDKILKIDGKPAERMETSTINMLFANEATVLRDGKEVTFPINEDGVAEVLAQSEAKAYFGPRFPAVIDSLLPNGTAKAAGLIKGDKIVGINGKPVQYFDQLSDELSKFKNQNISLDIERNNTPQKIEVKVDDKGKLGFSTDTDVAQKEFEKTQVTKNYSLLEAIPRGFQRTIDVLTMQVKQFKIVFNSKTQGYKKVSGPIGIIKQMPETINWEFFWSFTAMFSVWLAFLNLIPIPGLDGGHVMFTLWEIITGKPVPQKVLEHAQMIGVIFLLGLMVLIFGNDIVKWITGKF from the coding sequence ATGACATTAATACAGTTATTCCAGTTCATTTTGAGCATCTCGATCCTTGTGATCCTTCATGAACTCGGGCATTTTATTCCAGCAAAATATTTCAAGACAAAAGTCGAAAAATTCTACCTCTTTTTTGATCCCTGGTTTTCTATCGTAAAGAAAAAAATCGGCGATACCGAATACGGAATCGGTTGGCTTCCTTTCGGCGGTTACGTGAAAATCGCAGGAATGGTTGACGAAAGCATGGACACCGAACAGCTCAAGAAACCCGCTGAACCTTGGGAATTCCGTAGCAAACCAGCTTGGCAAAGGTTGATCATTATGTTGGGTGGTGTTACCGTAAATTTCTTTTTGGCGTGGTTTATTTATTCGTCATTAAGTTATTTTAAAGGGGAGAGCTTCCACGATAATTCTAAATTCGAGAATGGAGTGGCGGTTTCCGATGCGGGTAAAAAAATGGGATTACAACCGGGAGACAAGATCCTTAAAATCGACGGTAAACCCGCTGAAAGAATGGAAACTTCCACCATCAATATGCTATTTGCAAACGAGGCGACCGTTCTTCGTGACGGAAAGGAAGTGACTTTCCCAATCAATGAAGATGGTGTAGCGGAAGTTTTAGCACAAAGCGAGGCGAAAGCTTATTTCGGGCCACGTTTTCCTGCGGTGATCGACAGTTTGCTTCCCAACGGAACCGCAAAAGCTGCCGGTTTAATTAAAGGTGATAAAATTGTTGGGATTAATGGAAAGCCGGTTCAGTACTTCGACCAGCTGTCGGATGAACTTTCCAAATTTAAGAATCAGAACATTTCTTTAGATATTGAAAGAAACAATACGCCGCAGAAAATTGAGGTGAAAGTTGACGATAAAGGCAAATTGGGTTTTTCCACCGATACCGATGTTGCACAAAAGGAGTTTGAAAAAACGCAAGTCACCAAAAACTATTCCCTGCTTGAAGCAATTCCGAGAGGTTTCCAAAGGACTATCGATGTTCTGACGATGCAGGTGAAGCAGTTCAAGATCGTGTTCAACAGCAAAACGCAGGGTTACAAAAAAGTTTCCGGACCGATCGGGATCATCAAGCAGATGCCTGAAACAATCAACTGGGAATTTTTCTGGAGTTTCACCGCGATGTTCTCGGTATGGCTCGCTTTCCTAAACTTAATCCCGATTCCGGGACTTGATGGCGGTCACGTGATGTTTACGCTATGGGAAATTATCACGGGGAAACCTGTTCCGCAGAAAGTATTGGAGCATGCGCAGATGATCGGCGTTATTTTCCTTTTGGGATTAATGGTACTGATCTTCGGAAACGACATCGTAAAATGGATTACCGGAAAATTTTAG
- a CDS encoding helix-turn-helix domain-containing protein, with protein sequence MSTLVNSQKEFTSKALQMLALGTKKIYSKEEAALFLNLDPDYLYQLKHHGKLKAYKKKGQKKIYFRKEDLEAYLLGDNEEEIQNDDYDAFEQEILERWKK encoded by the coding sequence ATGTCCACCTTGGTAAACTCGCAAAAAGAGTTTACCTCCAAGGCGCTACAGATGCTCGCCCTCGGAACCAAGAAGATCTATTCCAAGGAAGAGGCCGCGCTGTTCCTCAACCTGGATCCGGACTATCTCTACCAACTCAAACACCACGGCAAACTGAAGGCCTACAAAAAGAAGGGGCAAAAGAAAATCTACTTTCGCAAAGAAGATCTGGAAGCTTATCTTCTGGGGGATAATGAGGAGGAAATACAAAATGATGACTACGATGCATTCGAGCAGGAAATTCTGGAGCGATGGAAGAAATAA